Proteins encoded within one genomic window of Paraglaciecola psychrophila 170:
- a CDS encoding DUF7281 domain-containing protein, whose product MTDDLSLRAKILLAGQHLKLMLDMASQTKASHALTEILGWCEELEFRPGKWIRAKQTYRFEQSQIEKIEHILLEQGFASIFDKFDQDTHQSASHRNPNEKQGKIKPTQHLVLAAVTQKTALDAMQQYLYTCQQVNIELDVTRLNLDSFECLVVVENRDSFNDWFKYQPHTNLSKPLVIYRGDKYHSTACKTLLKSWLSAQSNKPTIYFGDFDLAAFRIAVSAGYTALLLPAYARLVAQAIKQHYPSNQEKYLTKLQRDCPKGWQPLLHLMRDKRVGLRQQKMYQTPLMLHVLSELMS is encoded by the coding sequence ATGACCGATGATCTAAGCTTAAGGGCTAAAATTTTATTAGCTGGGCAGCACCTCAAACTGATGTTAGATATGGCTTCACAAACAAAGGCAAGTCATGCTCTGACTGAAATATTAGGTTGGTGTGAAGAGTTGGAGTTTAGACCGGGAAAATGGATTAGAGCTAAGCAGACTTATCGTTTTGAACAATCCCAAATCGAGAAGATAGAACACATATTATTAGAGCAAGGGTTCGCCAGCATTTTTGATAAATTTGATCAAGATACCCATCAAAGTGCTTCACACAGAAACCCAAATGAAAAACAGGGCAAAATCAAACCCACTCAGCATTTGGTTCTAGCGGCGGTTACTCAAAAAACAGCGCTAGATGCAATGCAGCAATATCTGTATACATGCCAGCAGGTCAACATCGAGCTTGATGTGACTCGGTTAAATCTGGATAGCTTTGAATGTCTTGTTGTAGTAGAAAATCGTGACAGTTTTAACGACTGGTTTAAATATCAACCCCATACTAATTTGTCTAAGCCATTAGTGATTTATCGGGGCGACAAATATCATTCAACAGCCTGTAAAACCCTGCTAAAAAGTTGGTTAAGTGCGCAAAGTAATAAACCTACCATCTATTTTGGTGATTTCGACTTAGCCGCATTTCGTATTGCAGTAAGCGCCGGTTACACTGCGCTATTATTACCTGCATATGCTCGCTTAGTCGCGCAAGCTATCAAGCAGCATTACCCTAGTAACCAAGAAAAGTATTTAACTAAGCTACAACGAGATTGCCCTAAAGGCTGGCAGCCATTACTGCACCTCATGAGAGATAAACGGGTAGGGTTGAGGCAACAAAAAATGTATCAAACACCATTAATGTTGCATGTGTTGAGTGAGTTAATGAGTTAG